The following coding sequences lie in one Candidatus Methylomirabilota bacterium genomic window:
- a CDS encoding MaoC family dehydratase N-terminal domain-containing protein: MPSSTQQMFPKITQQGLDDLRRRIGVPITDTLEPWCHEATRDNIRHYAHGIGDDNPLWCDPAYAARTRFRGIVAPPSFLFATSRIISGYVGGLAGVHAMWAGADWTWHQPTRRNDEISTEAWLKDLIEHETRFAGRAVQQIYHVTFRNQNGDLLAEADSWCFRTERDHAREQGRKYTEVKARAPRRYSDEELAEVYRLYAQEEIRGATPRYWQDVTVGEALPKMAKGPMTVTGFIAYAQGWGGLYIRANKLNWKQITKHSGLGIKNRFGIPDCPERVHWEHDFATAVGAPGAYDYGPERCSWLTHHLTNWMGDDGFLRRAHCKIRRHNPEGDYLIIEGRVTGKRVENGRHLVDIEQEARNQDGEQSVVGGGVVELPSRG, translated from the coding sequence ATGCCGTCCTCCACGCAGCAGATGTTCCCCAAGATCACCCAGCAGGGCCTCGACGACCTCCGCCGCCGCATCGGCGTCCCGATCACCGACACGCTCGAGCCCTGGTGCCACGAGGCCACCCGCGACAACATCCGCCACTACGCTCACGGCATCGGCGACGACAACCCGCTCTGGTGCGACCCGGCCTACGCGGCGCGCACGCGCTTCCGCGGCATCGTCGCCCCGCCCTCGTTCCTCTTCGCGACCAGCCGCATCATCTCCGGCTACGTGGGCGGCCTCGCGGGCGTGCACGCGATGTGGGCCGGTGCCGACTGGACGTGGCACCAGCCGACGCGGCGCAACGACGAGATCTCGACGGAGGCGTGGCTGAAGGACCTGATCGAGCACGAGACGCGCTTCGCGGGGCGCGCGGTCCAGCAGATCTACCACGTGACGTTCCGCAACCAGAACGGCGACCTGCTCGCCGAGGCCGACTCCTGGTGCTTCCGCACCGAGCGCGACCACGCGCGCGAGCAGGGCCGCAAGTACACGGAGGTGAAGGCGCGGGCGCCCCGGCGCTATTCCGACGAGGAGCTGGCCGAGGTCTACCGTCTCTACGCCCAGGAGGAGATCCGCGGCGCCACGCCCCGCTACTGGCAGGACGTGACGGTGGGCGAGGCGCTGCCGAAGATGGCCAAGGGCCCGATGACCGTCACCGGCTTCATCGCCTACGCCCAGGGCTGGGGCGGCCTCTACATCCGCGCCAACAAGCTCAACTGGAAGCAGATCACGAAGCACTCGGGCCTCGGCATCAAGAACCGCTTCGGCATCCCGGACTGCCCGGAGCGCGTGCACTGGGAGCACGACTTCGCCACCGCGGTCGGCGCGCCCGGCGCCTACGACTACGGCCCGGAGCGCTGCTCGTGGCTCACCCATCACCTGACCAACTGGATGGGCGACGATGGCTTCCTGCGCCGCGCGCACTGCAAGATCCGCCGGCACAACCCGGAGGGCGACTACCTGATCATCGAGGGCCGCGTCACCGGCAAGCGCGTCGAGAACGGCCGCCACCTGGTCGACATCGAGCAGGAGGCGCGCAACCAGGACGGCGAGCAATCGGTGGTCGGCGGCGGCGTGGTCGAGCTGCCCTCGCGCGGATGA
- a CDS encoding DUF1343 domain-containing protein, which translates to MTAVRAGLDVLRSRLPALLAGRRVGLLSHPASVTHDLIHAADVVRRLPRARLTALFAPEHGLAGVAQDHAHIGTEFDRARRLRIHSLYGKRLEPTPAMLRDIDVLVVDLQDVGSRYYTFAWTTVLAMRVCARVGKPVIVLDRPNPLGGERVEGNWADPGFASFVGLYPLPIRHGLTIAELAAYHNETQALGCDLTVVPMAGWRRWMRWEETGLPWVAPSPNMPTPDTARVYPGGCLLEGTNLSEARGTTRPFEWVGAPYLDGVRLAAALERRRLPGVRFRAAAFEPMFHKWARRTCEGVQVHVTDPDRFKSYATYLALIIEARRQAPRGFRWKRPPYEFQWKKLPIDLIAGTDHIRRDIERGVPLSRMEASWRGDLAAFARARRPFLLYR; encoded by the coding sequence ATGACCGCCGTCCGGGCCGGCCTCGACGTGCTGCGGAGCCGGTTGCCCGCGCTGCTGGCCGGGCGCCGGGTCGGTCTGCTCTCGCATCCCGCCTCGGTCACCCACGATCTCATCCATGCCGCCGACGTCGTCCGGCGCTTGCCGCGGGCCCGGCTCACCGCCCTCTTCGCGCCCGAGCACGGCCTGGCCGGCGTGGCGCAGGACCACGCCCACATCGGTACCGAGTTCGACCGCGCGCGCCGGCTCCGCATCCACAGCCTCTACGGCAAGCGGCTCGAGCCGACGCCGGCCATGCTGCGGGACATCGACGTGCTCGTCGTCGACCTGCAGGACGTGGGCTCGCGCTACTACACCTTCGCGTGGACCACCGTGCTGGCCATGCGCGTGTGCGCGCGGGTGGGCAAGCCGGTGATCGTCCTCGACCGCCCGAACCCGCTCGGGGGCGAGCGAGTCGAGGGCAACTGGGCCGACCCGGGCTTCGCCTCGTTCGTGGGACTCTACCCGCTGCCCATCCGCCACGGCCTGACCATCGCCGAGCTGGCCGCGTACCACAACGAGACGCAGGCACTCGGCTGCGATCTCACGGTGGTGCCGATGGCCGGCTGGCGGCGGTGGATGCGGTGGGAGGAGACCGGCCTGCCGTGGGTGGCGCCGTCGCCGAACATGCCCACGCCGGACACCGCGCGCGTCTACCCGGGTGGCTGCCTGCTCGAGGGCACGAACCTCTCGGAGGCGCGCGGCACCACCCGGCCCTTCGAGTGGGTGGGCGCGCCGTACCTGGACGGCGTCCGGCTGGCCGCCGCGCTGGAGCGCCGCCGCCTGCCCGGCGTGCGCTTCCGCGCCGCCGCCTTCGAGCCGATGTTCCACAAGTGGGCGCGGCGCACCTGCGAGGGCGTGCAGGTGCACGTCACCGACCCCGATCGCTTCAAGTCGTACGCGACCTACCTGGCGCTGATCATCGAGGCGCGTCGCCAGGCCCCGCGGGGCTTCCGCTGGAAGCGGCCACCCTACGAGTTCCAGTGGAAGAAGCTGCCGATCGATCTCATCGCGGGCACCGACCACATCCGCCGCGACATCGAGCGCGGCGTCCCGCTGTCGCGGATGGAAGCGTCCTGGCGGGGAGACCTGGCCGCCTTCGCCCGCGCCCGGCGGCCCTTCCTTCTATATAGATGA
- a CDS encoding glycoside hydrolase family 3 N-terminal domain-containing protein, translated as MSLESMVGRQLIVGLPGPDATDADLRHLHEIHAGGLMLYRRNFETPERFLRFIRRLEEGLGRRLTITTDHEGGRIIMLNRGVTIFPDNLTAGTADDEAMVGRQGLIEGRELRRLGVDISFGPCLDVLTDRYSPNIGIRSYGKDPQRVARLGAARIRGLQSAGVSACAKHFPGKGHAPVDAHLGLPVIDSDWGDMHAVHLVPFLAAMEAGVDCIMTSHPLYPKLDPAEAMPATFSKLIVEDYLRGQIGYRGVIISDDLEMGAISALCPMGEAAVRTAAAGHDLLLVCHTAPAQRAAYEAVVAAYRSKALPLRALERSMARLDALDTKRPERFSGGDPHAERDGEPLARAMATRAVTMVAPPDAGWKPALNGRVLAIFPRLSSLADRITIEPVMQDEAGYLTASMAPHGVRPEVLVVGVEPTAEEIESARAAAGTADATVLFLYDAHLYKSNRALLDACRASAKQLAVVLMRDPWDAEFLAPGVAAITAYGWRRSQLDAVLARLLT; from the coding sequence ATGAGCCTCGAATCGATGGTGGGACGGCAGCTCATCGTCGGCCTGCCCGGGCCGGACGCCACCGACGCCGATCTGCGCCACCTCCACGAGATCCACGCGGGCGGCCTGATGCTCTACCGCCGCAACTTCGAGACGCCGGAGCGGTTCCTGCGCTTCATCCGGCGGCTGGAGGAAGGGCTCGGCCGGCGGCTCACCATCACCACCGACCACGAGGGCGGCCGGATCATCATGCTGAACCGGGGCGTGACGATCTTCCCCGACAACCTCACCGCGGGCACCGCCGACGACGAGGCGATGGTGGGCCGCCAGGGGCTGATCGAGGGGCGCGAGCTGCGGCGGCTCGGCGTGGACATCAGCTTCGGCCCGTGCCTCGACGTGCTCACCGACCGCTACAGCCCGAACATCGGCATCCGCTCCTACGGCAAGGACCCGCAGCGGGTCGCCCGCCTCGGGGCCGCGCGCATCCGCGGCCTCCAGTCCGCCGGGGTGTCGGCGTGCGCCAAGCACTTCCCGGGCAAGGGGCACGCGCCGGTCGACGCGCACCTGGGTTTGCCGGTGATCGACTCCGACTGGGGCGACATGCACGCGGTCCACCTGGTGCCGTTCCTGGCCGCGATGGAGGCGGGCGTGGACTGCATCATGACCTCGCACCCGCTCTATCCGAAGCTCGATCCGGCCGAGGCCATGCCCGCCACCTTCTCGAAGCTGATCGTCGAGGACTACCTGCGCGGCCAGATCGGCTACCGGGGCGTCATCATCTCCGACGATCTGGAGATGGGGGCGATCAGCGCGCTCTGCCCGATGGGCGAGGCGGCCGTGCGCACCGCGGCGGCCGGCCACGATCTGCTGCTGGTCTGCCACACCGCCCCGGCCCAGCGCGCGGCCTACGAGGCGGTGGTGGCGGCCTACCGCAGCAAGGCCCTGCCGCTCCGCGCGCTGGAGCGCAGCATGGCCCGCCTGGACGCGCTCGACACGAAGCGACCGGAGCGCTTCAGCGGCGGCGACCCGCACGCCGAGCGCGACGGCGAGCCGCTGGCCCGAGCGATGGCCACGCGCGCGGTCACGATGGTGGCTCCGCCCGACGCCGGGTGGAAGCCCGCGCTCAACGGCCGCGTGCTCGCGATCTTCCCGCGCCTCTCCTCGCTGGCCGACCGCATCACCATCGAGCCCGTCATGCAGGACGAGGCCGGCTACCTGACCGCGAGCATGGCCCCGCACGGGGTGCGCCCGGAGGTGCTCGTGGTGGGCGTGGAACCCACCGCCGAGGAGATCGAGTCCGCGCGGGCGGCGGCGGGCACCGCGGACGCCACCGTGCTCTTCCTCTACGACGCGCACCTCTACAAATCCAACCGCGCGCTCCTCGACGCCTGCCGGGCGAGCGCAAAACAGCTCGCCGTGGTGCTGATGCGCGACCCCTGGGACGCCGAGTTCCTCGCCCCCGGCGTGGCCGCGATCACCGCCTACGGCTGGCGACGGTCCCAGCTCGACGCGGTCCTCGCGCGCCTGCTGACCTGA
- a CDS encoding PaaI family thioesterase, which produces MTDDLLERVRARALDNSFWRYLGVEVLEASEGRVKLRVPARDDLRNAPGAPMHGGVFSALIDISVGGALSTMHDAAAGGVGQTTLDLNVSFIGAGTGDVFADGRILRRGRTIAFGEASITDGAGKLLAVGRATYMILAVK; this is translated from the coding sequence ATGACCGACGACCTGCTGGAGCGCGTGCGCGCCCGGGCCCTCGACAACTCCTTCTGGCGGTACCTGGGCGTGGAGGTGCTGGAGGCGAGCGAGGGGCGGGTCAAGCTGCGGGTGCCGGCGCGCGACGATCTGCGCAACGCCCCGGGGGCGCCGATGCACGGCGGGGTATTCTCGGCGCTGATCGACATCTCGGTCGGCGGGGCGCTGTCGACGATGCACGACGCGGCGGCCGGCGGCGTCGGGCAGACCACGCTGGACCTCAACGTGAGCTTCATCGGCGCGGGCACCGGCGACGTGTTCGCCGACGGGCGCATCCTGCGGCGCGGGCGCACCATCGCGTTCGGGGAGGCGTCCATCACCGACGGCGCGGGCAAGCTGCTCGCGGTCGGCCGGGCGACGTACATGATCCTCGCCGTGAAGTAG
- a CDS encoding cation diffusion facilitator family transporter encodes MLSPTGDDRIRLVAMAISLAVSVGLLAAKFQAYRLTGSTAILSDALESIVNVVAAGFAIAALLFAHRPADRNHPYGHGKMEFLSAAFEGGLIAFAAVLIIYEAVQGLVNGVTLRSLDVGMVVVLGAGLVNLALGFFLLRTGRRYDSLTLVADGRHVLSDFYTSAGIVVGLLLVSVTGITWLDPLVALVVALNLMWTGVRLIRQASAGLLDEEDTALLDRLLAVLEPHLGQGVIRVHHLRAIRSGRFHHVDAHLVVPEFWTVERSHELAEDLGERVVKELGVEGEMILHTDPCHRIYCRMCDLDDCPVRREPFSGRPRLTLDEAVQPDMPRGRP; translated from the coding sequence ATGCTGTCGCCCACCGGTGACGACCGGATCCGGCTGGTCGCCATGGCGATCTCGCTGGCGGTGTCGGTCGGCCTGCTCGCCGCGAAGTTCCAGGCCTACCGCCTCACCGGCTCCACCGCGATCCTTTCCGACGCGCTCGAGTCCATCGTCAACGTGGTCGCGGCCGGCTTCGCCATCGCCGCGCTCCTCTTCGCCCACCGCCCCGCCGACCGCAACCATCCCTACGGGCACGGCAAGATGGAGTTCCTCAGCGCCGCCTTCGAGGGCGGCCTCATCGCCTTCGCGGCGGTGCTCATCATCTACGAGGCGGTCCAGGGCCTGGTGAACGGCGTGACGCTCCGGTCCCTGGACGTGGGCATGGTCGTGGTGCTGGGAGCCGGGCTGGTGAACCTCGCCCTCGGCTTCTTCCTGCTGCGCACCGGCCGCCGCTACGACTCGCTGACCCTGGTGGCGGACGGACGGCACGTGCTCTCCGATTTCTACACGAGCGCGGGCATCGTGGTCGGCCTCCTGCTCGTCTCCGTCACCGGCATCACGTGGCTCGACCCGCTCGTGGCGCTGGTGGTAGCCCTCAATCTCATGTGGACGGGGGTGCGGCTGATCCGTCAGGCCTCGGCCGGCCTCCTCGACGAGGAGGACACCGCGCTGCTGGACCGGCTGCTCGCCGTGCTCGAGCCGCACCTGGGCCAGGGCGTGATCCGGGTGCACCACCTGCGCGCGATCCGATCGGGGCGTTTCCACCACGTCGATGCGCATCTCGTCGTGCCCGAGTTCTGGACGGTGGAGCGCTCGCACGAGCTGGCCGAGGACCTCGGCGAGCGCGTCGTGAAGGAGCTGGGCGTGGAGGGCGAGATGATCCTGCACACCGATCCCTGCCACCGCATCTACTGCCGCATGTGCGATCTCGACGACTGCCCGGTGCGCCGCGAACCCTTCAGCGGCCGTCCCCGGCTGACGCTGGACGAGGCGGTTCAACCCGACATGCCCCGCGGGAGACCATGA
- a CDS encoding pirin family protein: MIVKRPAAERGHFDHGWLDTSHTFSFADYHDPEHMGFRALRVINEDRVAAGQGFGAHSHRDMEIITYVLDGALAHADSIGNRSTIVPGDVQRMSAGTGITHSEFNARQDEPVHFLQIWLLPDRRGLAPGYEQKAIPESEERGALRLLASRDGRDGTVTIHQDVDLYGSRLEPGERVKHALADGRHAWLQMVRGRIELNGTPLAAGDGAAVSGESALEMVAQESAHLLLFDLG; this comes from the coding sequence ATGATCGTCAAGCGTCCCGCGGCGGAGCGCGGCCATTTCGACCACGGCTGGCTCGACACCTCCCACACGTTCTCGTTCGCGGACTACCACGACCCCGAGCACATGGGCTTCCGCGCGCTGCGAGTCATCAACGAGGACCGGGTCGCCGCCGGCCAGGGCTTCGGCGCGCACTCGCACCGCGACATGGAGATCATCACCTACGTGCTGGACGGCGCTCTTGCCCACGCCGACAGCATCGGCAACCGCTCGACGATCGTGCCGGGCGACGTGCAGCGCATGAGCGCGGGGACCGGCATCACCCACAGCGAGTTCAACGCGCGCCAGGACGAGCCGGTGCACTTCCTCCAGATCTGGCTCCTGCCCGACCGCCGCGGCCTGGCCCCCGGCTACGAGCAGAAGGCAATTCCGGAGTCGGAGGAGCGGGGAGCGCTGCGGCTACTCGCCTCCCGCGACGGCCGTGACGGCACCGTGACGATCCACCAGGACGTGGACCTGTACGGCTCGCGCCTCGAGCCGGGGGAGCGGGTCAAGCACGCGCTCGCCGACGGGCGGCACGCGTGGCTCCAGATGGTGCGCGGGCGGATCGAGCTGAACGGGACGCCGCTGGCGGCGGGCGACGGCGCGGCGGTGAGCGGGGAGAGCGCCCTCGAGATGGTCGCGCAGGAGTCGGCGCACCTCCTGCTCTTCGATTTGGGGTGA